The Platichthys flesus chromosome 18, fPlaFle2.1, whole genome shotgun sequence genome includes a window with the following:
- the LOC133973851 gene encoding microtubule-associated protein RP/EB family member 3-like isoform X1: MAVNVYSTSMTIENLSRHDMLAWVNDSLQLNYTKIEQLCTGSAYCHFMDMLFPGCILVKKVKFNAKLEHEYIQNFKVLQSGFKRMNVDKIIPVEKLVKGKFQDNFEFLQWFKKFFDANYDGKEYDPMLTRQGQEGTPPPPHNPGEPIHHKPKRPSRPVPMRTSPTVPKIAPPPQRQINLTATRKTTPVTRNGGDAELLELHQQVLDMKLTVDGLEKERDFYFGKLRDIELICQEHEDENSPALGKIINILYATEDGFAPPDDDEIDEGAQGDQEEF; this comes from the exons ATGGCGGTGAATGTCTACTCCACCTCTATGACCATAGAGAACCTGAGTCGTCATGACATGTTGGCCTGGGTCAACGACTCTCTACAGCTCAACTACACCAAGATCGAGCAGCTCTGTACAG GTTCTGCATACTGTCATTTCATGGACATGTTGTTTCCAGGCTGCATATTGGTCAAGAAAGTTAAATTCAACGCTAAATTGGAACACGAATACATCCAAAATTTCAAGGTCTTACAGTCTGGGTTCAAGAGAATGAATGTGGACAAG aTCATACCGGTCGAGAAGTTGGTAAAGGGCAAGTTCCAGGACAACTTTGAGTTTCTTCAGTGGTTTAAGAAGTTTTTTGATGCCAACTATGACGGGAAAGAATACGACCCTATGCTGACACGGCAGGGCCAGGAGGGaacgccgccgccgccacatAACCCAG GTGAACCCATTCATCACAAACCTAAAAGACCCTCTCGCCCAG TGCCCATGAGAACGTCTCCCACAGTACCCAAGATTGCTCCCCCCCCACAAAGGCAGATCAACCTAACAGCCACCCGCAAGACCACTCCTGTGACACGTAATGGCGGCGATGCTGAGCTCTTGGAGCTCCACCAGCAG GTGCTGGATATGAAGCTGACTGTCGACGgactggagaaggagagggactTTTACTTTGGAAAGCTCAGAGACATCGAGCTCATCTGTCAGGAACACGAAGACGAAAACAGCCCAGCCCTCGGAAAGATCATCAACATACTCTACGCTACAGAG GATGGATTTGCACCTCCCGATGATGACGAAATTGATGAAGGAGCACAGGGAGACCAGGAGGAGTTCTga
- the pbk gene encoding lymphokine-activated killer T-cell-originated protein kinase homolog: protein MASSSSCTDEDSFKTPKAIRVKSCGITGGNNGGTPITIPASPFMKKLGCGTGVNVYLMDRMGKLNASPWAVKKINSKCAARQMAVYQKRLNEEAKVLKGIVHPNIVGFRAFATAKDGSKCLAMEYGGEQSLNDLIEKRRADGLKAFPAANIEKVALHVARGLQYLHNERKLLHGDMKSCNVVIKGDFETVKICDVGVSLQLDENMRVSDPKAVYIGTEPWKPMEALEEGGEISDKADVFAFGLTLWEMMSLAMPHLEMLGDDDEEEEDEEDSMEDSFDEDAYYERLGTRPALDAEALGGSYRRMVELFYLCTEEDPKKRPSAAQVVQALESNAPLSQKQSEVIIID from the exons atggcctcctcttcctcttgcacCGATGAAGATTCATTCAAAACCCCCAAAGCCATCAGGGTGAAGAGCTGTGGGATCACTGGTGGGAACAATGGTGGGACCCCCATCACCATCCCAGCTTCCCCCTTCATGAAGAAGCTGGGCTGCGGGACTGGAGTCAATGTTTACCTCATGGatag GATGGGGAAGCTGAACGCGTCTCCCTGGGCCGTGAAGAAGATCAACAGCAAGTGTGCTGCGAGGCAAATGGCCGTTTACCAGAAGCGTCTGAACGAGGAGGCGAAGGTGCTGAAGGGAATCGTTCATCCCAACATCGTCG GTTTCCGTGCCTTCGCGACGGCCAAAGACGGCTCCAAGTGTCTGGCCATGGAGTACGGGGGGGAGCAGTCACTCAACGACCTCATCGAGAAGCGGCGAGCGGACGGCCTGAAAGCTTTCCCCGCCGCCAACATCGAGAAGGTGGCGCTGCATGTGGCGCGCGGCCTGCAG TATCTTCACAacgagaggaagctgctgcacGGGGACATGAAGTCCTGCAACGTGGTCATCAAGGGCGACTTCGAGACCGTGAAGATCTGTGATGTGGGCGTGTCCCTGCAGCTCGATGAGAACATGAGAG TGTCAGACCCGAAGGCGGTGTACATCGGCACGGAGCCGTGGAAGCCGATGGAGGCtctggaggaggggggagagatcAGCGACAAGGCGGACGTCTTCGCCTTCGGCCTGACTCTGTGGGAGATGATGTCTCTGGCGATGCCTCATCTGGAGATGCTGGGGGacgacgatgaggaggaggaggatgaag AGGACTCGATGGAGGACAGCTTTGACGAGGACGCCTACTACGAGAGGCTGGGGACGAGGCCGGCGCTGGACGCTGAAGCTCTGGGCGGCTCGTACCGGAGGATGGTGGAGCTCTTCTATCTGTGCACAGAAGAAGATCCCAAGAAGAGACCCTCAGCCGCCCAGGTGGTCCAGGCCCTGGAGAGCAATGCCCCGCTGAGCCAGAAGCAGAGTGAGGTCATCATTATCGACTGA
- the esco2 gene encoding N-acetyltransferase ESCO2, giving the protein MMPTTTRKRKLSSLDSDSHPAKKGVREETSPVKRGSQRNLPSTPTRKKPAGRLDLPSPQKSPRRRAVSPTKSPRKSPVKPSIVTSSFYGKKKPVYLTPLERKAIKESRPSPPPPLPLPPSQVEKPVMKNKKKVKGGKKPRKVSAGSSKVGKTSVKNFTTYTKSIRLSKFNTSVPAKPVSAQPAAATGNTKPVDSKKAITICFSSLKPKPKIFVGAAFFSTGKKPTSMYKKSAPKSSTRPASGQSKGRAALPQAKSEKARQQQPTVASNQQQTDPEKIVVQPRNKQRSKFDPTDWMDSVNEEPEAPQPFSSPKVLTEKYGIHKELKIVLTRSPSPSSASIASFINTQDDSLTGDGSEPILDFSDIDPSSAASSSPKESAAAVYPIFGSASKRLKKTLQPPVTCSTPSGPVTTLQTPSSAKERSTRRRKEKQDDDQLIIDAGQKQFGAITCSSCGMVYSADNPEDNFQHSQFHQRFIDSLKFVGWKKERVVAEFWDGKILLVMPDDPKYAVKKAEEVRRVADNELGFQQVTLSRPTQARTYLFINSERMVVGCLIAEPIRQAFKVLEQPDRQKDMTKDDFMERHRAWCCSSVPEPAMCGISRIWVFTLARRQGVATRMLDTVRSTFTYGSHLTKEEIAFSDPTPDGKVFATKYCSTPTFLVYNFVA; this is encoded by the exons ATGATGCCCACTACGACCAGGAAGAGGAAGCTCTCCTCTCTGGACTCTGACAG TCATCCAGCCAAGAAGGGAGTCAGAGAGGAGACGTCCCCCGTGAAGAGAGGATCCCAGAGAAACCTGCCGTCTACTCCAACCAGGAAGAAGCCAGCTGGACGTCTGGACCTTCCGTCCCCGCAGAAGTCCCCTCGCAGACGAGCAG TCTCACCGACCAAATCGCCTCGTAAATCTCCCGTCAAACCTTCCATCGTCACCAGCTCCTTCTACGGCAAGAAGAAGCCCGTCTATCTCACCCCACTGGAGAGGAAAGCGATCAAGGAGTCTCggccctcccctcctcctcctcttcccctgccCCCCTCTCAGGTGGAGAAGCCGGTGATGAAGAATAAGAAGAAAGTAAAGGGAGGCAAGAAGCCGAGAAAGGTCTCTGCAGGATCCAGTAAAGTGGGGAAGACGAGCGTCAAGAACTTCACAACATATACAAAGAGCATCCGGCTCTCCAAGTTCAACACCAG CGTCCCAGCTAAACCAGTGTCTGCACAACCTGCAGCTGCCACTGGTAACACCAAACCAGTGGACTCAAAGAAAGCCATCACCATCTGCTTCAGCAGCCTCAAGCCCAAACCCAAGATCTTTGTTGGCGCCGCCTTCTTCAGCACGGGAAAGAAACCGACGTCCATGTATAAGAAGTCTGCACCGAAGTCCTCGACCAGGCCGGCGTCAGGCCAGAGCAAAGGTAGAGCCGCCCTGCCACAAGCCAAGAGCGAGAAAGcaaggcagcagcagccgactGTGGCGTCGAACCAGCAACAGACAGATCCAGAAAAA ATCGTCGTCCAGCCGAGGAACAAGCAGAGATCAAAGTTTGACCCGACCGACTGGATGGACTCTGTGAACGAAGAGCCTGAAGCTCCGCAGCCATTTAG CTCACCTAAAGTCTTGACAGAGAAATATGGGATTCACAAGGAGCTGAAGATTGTGTTGACGCGGAGCCCGTCACCGAGTTCTGCTTCTATCGCTTCCTTCATCAACACTCAG gaCGATTCTCTGACAGGTGACGGCTCGGAGCCCATCTTGGACTTCAGTGACATCGATCCGAGCAGTGCTGCCTCCAGCTCGCCCAAAG AATCTGCAGCAGCCGTGTATCCCATCTTCGGTTCTGCGTCCAAGAG GTTAAAGAAAACTCTGCAGCCTCCGGTGACCTGCAGCACCCCCTCTGGCCCTGTGACCACACTGCAGACGCCTTCTTCAGCTAAAGAGCGAAGCACTcgcaggaggaaagagaagcaggacGACGACCAGCTCATCATC GATGCGGGTCAGAAGCAGTTTGGAGCAATAACCTGCAGCTCATGTGGGATGGTTTACAGCGCCGACAACCCAGAGGACAACTTCCAACACTCCCAGTTCCACCAGCGCTTCATCGACTCACTCAAATTTGTG GGCTGGAAGAAGGAGCGGGTGGTGGCTGAGTTCTGGGATGGAAAGATTCTCCTGGTCATGCCCGATGATCCCAAATACGCCGTCAAAAAG GCGGAGGAGGTGCGTCGTGTGGCAGACAACGAGCTGGGCTTCCAGCAGGTGACTCTGAGCCGACCCACTCAGGCTAGAACCTACCTGTTCATCAACTCGGAGCGGATGGTGGTCGGCTGTCTGATCGCTGAGCCCATTCGACAG GCTTTCAAAGTCCTGGAGCAGCCGGACCGACAGAAGGACATGACCAAGGATGACTTCATGGAGCGACACCGAGCCTGGTGCTGCTCCTCCGTCCCGGAACCGGCCATGTGTGGGATCAGCCGGATCTGGGTCTTCACCCTGGCCAGACGTCAGGGCGTGGCCACCCGCATGCTGGACACCGTCAG GAGCACCTTCACGTACGGGAGTCACCTGACCAAGGAGGAGATTGCCTTCTCTGACCCGACCCCCGACGGCAAAGTGTTCGCCACCAAGTACTGCAGCACGCCGACCTTCCTGGTTTACAACTTTGTCGCGTGA
- the LOC133973849 gene encoding transmembrane protein 214-A-like, whose product MASNSGSVGRWEVVKKGKKSSSSTGSTSSGKSSTEKKSSGSGNGGGGRKALCESNQTSRGPSILSETVYDNFEKMVKKQNKEQVPPAAEPQTKKPATSKPPKKSNPSNTVAAPTHKNLEEAFKALDVGDLKQQLAHSQTLFPDNPSVWVKDLAGYLNLNLTVPETEPTHCSYAHDYPYCLTGKELKAVIKGLIRRCSDVLPGFFDHCVYTMLRELDRQSGEPLHGYRVCIQAILKDKPTIATQNLPEYLELLRSVQNRPVKCLTIMWALGQAGFYDLSQGLRVWLGIMLPVLGVKSLSAYAIAYLDRLLLLHANLTVGFGIIGPKEFFPLLDFAFMPKNALSSSLQEQLRRLYPRLKVLAFGAKPESTLHQYLPSFLSRATSHCPDDMKRELLSSMTECLCVDVQSLGVWRQLYTKHLPQSSLLLNHLLKSWKTLPPKLRKNLEETIQSFRVTNEEMRDTVETQELHECNDLCQNLQVKMRGRGFPWFKLLMVLFMFIAGFMAHDVRTHGSFTDSNTAKYLRNSGVTAVSQQALGKITVYSKQGFSWLETNTPYYYSESVRVLGPLMTQAVEKTKAAAIFLSENTTQLILWVREKTPLVIDWVYTNTPDSVFQVLAYVRELLLLLHHDYILPALAFIAELLQRAWTNLQESCNGEVSVSCLQGHTVTFANSTWQLLQHTTTSIKTWAQELLTRA is encoded by the exons ATGGCGTCCAACAGCGGCTCAGTAGGCCGATGGGAGGTCGtgaagaaggggaagaagagcagcagcagcaccggcaGCACCAGCTCCGGGAAGAGCTCGACCGAGAAGAAGAGCAGCGGCAGCGGTAACGGCGGCGGGGGGAGGAAAGCCCTGTGCGAGTCCAACCAGACCTCCAGAG GACCCTCGATTTTGTCAGAGACTGTGTACGACAACTTCGAGAAGATGGTGAAGAAACAGAACAAGGAGCAGGTTCCACCAGCGGCCGAGCCTCAGACCAAGAAGCCCGCAACGAGTAAACCCCCCAAGAAATCAAACCCCAGCAATACAGTCGCAGCTCCGACGCACAAGAACCTGGAGGAAGCCTTCAAAGCT CTGGATGTCGGGgacctgaagcagcagctggctCACAGTCAGACTCTGTTCCCAGACAATCCGTCAGTCTGGGTCAAAGACCTGGCCGGGTACCTCAACCTCAATCTGACTGTGCCGGAGACAGAGCCCACTCACTGCAGCTACGCTCATG acTACCCCTACTGCCTCACAGGGAAGGAGCTGAAGGCTGTGATTAAAGGCCTCATCAGACGCTGCAGCGACGTTCTGCCAGGTTTCTTCGACCACTGTGTTTACACCATGCTCCGGGAGCTGGACAGGCAGTCAG GAGAACCACTTCATGGATACAGAGTTTGCATCCAGGCAATTCTAAAGGACAAACCCACAATAGCCACCCAAAATCTGCCagag TATTTGGAGTTACTGCGGTCGGTTCAGAATCGCCCAGTGAAGTGTTTGACCATCATGTGGGCTCTGGGACAAGCAGGATTTTATGACCTCAGCCAGGGACTAAGAG tgtggcTGGGCATCATGCTTCCTGTGCTCGGAGTGAAATCCTTGTCTGCGTACGCCATTGCCTATCTGGATCGACTTCTCCT ACTTCATGCAAACCTGACAGTGGGATTTGGAATCATTGGACCTAAAGAGTTCTTTCCTTTGCTGGATTTCGCCTTCATGCCCAAGAATGCCCTTTCATCAAG tctgcaggagcagctgaggcGTCTGTACCCTCGACTCAAAGTCCTCGCCTTCGGAGCCAAACCAGAGAGCACGCTACACCAGTACCTGCCGTCCTTCCTGTCCAGAGCCACGTCCCACTGTCCTGACGACATGAAGAGAgag CTGCTCAGCAGTATGaccgagtgtttgtgtgtggacgtACAAAGTCTTGGCGTATGGAGGCAGCTCTATACCAAACACTTGCCCCAGTCCAG tctGCTGTTGAATCATTTGTTGAAGTCCTGGAAAACCCTGCCACCAAAA CTGCGGAAGAACCTTGAAGAAACCATCCAGTCGTTCCGAGTGACCAATGAGGAGATGAGAGACACCGTGGAGACTCAGGAGCTTCACGAGTGCAATGACCTGTGTCAG AACCTGCAGGTGAAGATGCGTGGTCGTGGGTTCCCCTGGTTCAAGCTGCTCATGGTTCTGTTCATGTTCATCGCCGGCTTCATGGCTCACGACGTCAGAACTCACGGCTCCTTCACAG attccAACACAGCGAAGTATCTGCGCAATTCGGGGGTCACGGCCGTGTCTCAGCAGGCCTTGGGCAAAATAACAGTCTATTCAAAACAGGGCTTCAG CTGGCTGGAGACAAACACCCCTTATTATTACTCTGAGAGTGTGCGGGTCCTGGGGCCACTGATGACCCAGGCCGTGGAGAAGACAAAAGCAGCAGCCATCTTCCTCTCTGAAAACACCACCCAGCTCATCCTCTGGGTCCGAGAAAAGACGCCGCTGGTCATAGACTGG GTCTACACCAACACTCCCGACAGTGTGTTCCAGGTGTTGGCGTATGTGAgggagctgctgctcctcctccatcacgaCTACATCCTGCCAGCGCTGGCTTTCATCGCTGAGCTGCTTCAGCGAGCGTGGACCAACCTGCAGGAGTCCTGCAA CGGTGAGGTGTCGGTGTCCTGTCTGCAGGGCCACACCGTGACCTTCGCCAACTCAACGTGGCAGCTGCTCCAAcacaccaccacctccatcaaGACGTGggctcaggagctgctgacgaGAGcatga
- the LOC133973851 gene encoding microtubule-associated protein RP/EB family member 3-like isoform X2 has product MAVNVYSTSMTIENLSRHDMLAWVNDSLQLNYTKIEQLCTGSAYCHFMDMLFPGCILVKKVKFNAKLEHEYIQNFKVLQSGFKRMNVDKIIPVEKLVKGKFQDNFEFLQWFKKFFDANYDGKEYDPMLTRQGQEGTPPPPHNPVPMRTSPTVPKIAPPPQRQINLTATRKTTPVTRNGGDAELLELHQQVLDMKLTVDGLEKERDFYFGKLRDIELICQEHEDENSPALGKIINILYATEDGFAPPDDDEIDEGAQGDQEEF; this is encoded by the exons ATGGCGGTGAATGTCTACTCCACCTCTATGACCATAGAGAACCTGAGTCGTCATGACATGTTGGCCTGGGTCAACGACTCTCTACAGCTCAACTACACCAAGATCGAGCAGCTCTGTACAG GTTCTGCATACTGTCATTTCATGGACATGTTGTTTCCAGGCTGCATATTGGTCAAGAAAGTTAAATTCAACGCTAAATTGGAACACGAATACATCCAAAATTTCAAGGTCTTACAGTCTGGGTTCAAGAGAATGAATGTGGACAAG aTCATACCGGTCGAGAAGTTGGTAAAGGGCAAGTTCCAGGACAACTTTGAGTTTCTTCAGTGGTTTAAGAAGTTTTTTGATGCCAACTATGACGGGAAAGAATACGACCCTATGCTGACACGGCAGGGCCAGGAGGGaacgccgccgccgccacatAACCCAG TGCCCATGAGAACGTCTCCCACAGTACCCAAGATTGCTCCCCCCCCACAAAGGCAGATCAACCTAACAGCCACCCGCAAGACCACTCCTGTGACACGTAATGGCGGCGATGCTGAGCTCTTGGAGCTCCACCAGCAG GTGCTGGATATGAAGCTGACTGTCGACGgactggagaaggagagggactTTTACTTTGGAAAGCTCAGAGACATCGAGCTCATCTGTCAGGAACACGAAGACGAAAACAGCCCAGCCCTCGGAAAGATCATCAACATACTCTACGCTACAGAG GATGGATTTGCACCTCCCGATGATGACGAAATTGATGAAGGAGCACAGGGAGACCAGGAGGAGTTCTga
- the ccdc25 gene encoding coiled-coil domain-containing protein 25 — MVFYFTSAAVEPPHTIYMGKDKYENEDLIKYGWPEDIWFHVDKLSSAHVYLRLPKGGTMESIPPEVLIDCAQLVKNNSIQGCKMNNINVVYTPWANLKKTGDMDVGQIGFHHSKAVKIVSVEKKVNEIVNRLEKTKDERYPDLAAEKESRDREERNEKKALIQDQKKREKEDQKMRKEMDDLRHYTTLMKEENMKSNEDGNDSDDFM; from the exons ATGGTTTTTTACTTCACGAGCGCCG CGGTGGAGCCTCCTCACACCATCTACATGGGGAAGGACAAGTACGAAA ATGAGGATCTGATCAAATATGGCTGGCCGGAAGACATCTG GTTTCATGTGGACAAACTGTCTTCGGCTCACGTTTACTTGAGGTTGCCAAAG GGTGGGACTATGGAGAGTATTCCTCCTGAGGTCCTGATAGACTGTGCACAGCTGGTGAAGAACAACAGCATCCAAG gcTGTAAGATGAACAACATCAACGTGGTTTACACACCGTGGGCCAACCTGAAGAAAACCGGAGACATGGACGTGGGACAGATCGGATTCCATCACTCGAAAGCG GTGAAGATCGTGTCGGTGGAGAAGAAGGTCAATGAGATCGTTAACCGcttggaaaaaacaaaagatgagcGATACCCTGACCTGGCGGCAGAGAAAGAGTCGAGAGACCGAGAGGAGAGGAACGAAAAGAAAGCTCTGATCCAAGatcagaagaagagagagaaggaagaccagaaaatgagaaaagagatGGATGATCTGAG GCATTATACAACACTGATGAAGGAGGAAAATATGAAGAGTAATGAG GACGGTAACGATTCCGATGACTTCATGTGA